The nucleotide sequence cgtgtgttcatgtgtatgtatgaatgtgtgttacACAGTAGCCCTGTTATAGTTTTGAGAAGCCCAGATATTGCAGTCTTTGTGCAAGTTCTGCTGCTGCAACAATAGACACTTCGGTCTGCAGATCCTGTCGGATGGTCACCGGCTAGTACACAAATTGCACACGAGGAATTACGACGCGCGCAAAATACACTCACCTTTTCTATTTTTATACTTAGAGCTACAATCCTAAAGATTCACATGTGAACAAACATCCCTGTCGAGACCCTCGGTGGCTGGTGTTTGAAAGACGATAACTGGCGTACAAATACccaaatcatgaatgcttttgCAGTTGctcctttatttcttctgtcacCACAGACTGTCTGTAAGTTGAAGGAAAATGCTTACTTttgggattgtagctttaaaaaaaaaacgatgtTGCAATTCGAAACTGCAGAAGATCACATTAATGTTGCCTGACAGTAGTTGGCGAAGAAGCAGTGACACCAGCGAAACATTTGCAGAAAAAACAGAGCGCTGATCATATTTCTTCAGAGTTGCAGCTTGGCAGATATTTGCTGGTTTTATGCTTTACACGACGAGCAGGAAGCTGATGAACAGGCGGCAATCTTCCGACACCGAGTTTGACTTTGGTTCGTCTCAGTTTGAGTTGTTTTTTTCTATCATTCAAGTTGTTTTTCGGCTAAGCGTTTTTTGCTTATCTAACTCACAAACGTGTATATCTATATAGAGACTATTGTGAACCTTCAAGGGTGCTCATGAGCGCTTGCGGCACACGTTTTAAGCCGAAAGAGGAAAAGTTTTCCCATAAATTAGAAGTGTTGTTCTTTCAGGGGTGCAAAGGTTTTCGTTATACGGGGACTAAAAAGCATTCAGAACTGAGACCAAATATCATAAGGTGGTTTTTGCTACTAATTCATGTCGGTGCACATATTTGATATTAGAAACTGGGTAATTTATAACAAGCTATCTTGATATTTGGCAAGTTTATTACTTTTTAATATTTTTGTATGCAGGGTGTTTCTGCTTCTTGGATGGTATGTCCAAGCCAATAAACTTTTTATTGATCTTAAACACTAACATAGTTTTACCTGGGTTTGTCTGTGTAGCTGAACCTGACGTCGAATACATTTTGTTTGGTAGTTTACATCTGCTCAGAGCTTTGAAATGAAACGTGCCCTGTGAAGGTTTTCCATGTTTGGCCAAAAGCAACATGGTGCTTAATGCATTTCTTTGTCAGGATCGGAGAAACACCCGACCTGGCTCCCAGCAAATTTGAAGGgggatggggcatccgggtagcgcggcggtatattccgttgcctaccaacacggggctcgccggttcgatccccgtggtacccctggcttggtcgggcgtccctacagacgcaattggctgtgtctgcgggtgagaagccggatgtgggtatgtgtcctggtcgctgcagcctcctctggttggtctaggcgcctgttcaggggggtagcatgatcctcccacgtgctacttccccctggggaagctcctcactgtcagctgaaaagaagcggctggcgactccacgtgtattagaggaggcatgtggcagtctgcagccctccccggatcaacagagggggtggagcagcgaccagaagggtgaggtaattggacaagtacaattggggagaaaaaagggggggaaactttGTTTTTAAGGGGGATAATTTATTAACTATTGAATTGACATGAAATAGCTTATGccaatttttttaaataatgatattAACTTGAACGTATCTTAGTGCAGTTATGGCAAGCATGGAGGGAGATTAATATTGAAGCCAGGTCTCCTGCAATTGAACTAACAAAGTGAACGTGACACCATATTTTCAGTTGTcgagtgatttcttttttttttttttaagcaaagaGAACCCATTAAAAGTCACTGTGTTTACATGGTTTTACACCCACTCACTGTGGGACGCCCAGAGAAATCTTGGCTTCATTTTCAGAAGTGTTTCTGATAGATACACCGATTGACTTTGAGGGACTTTTATTGCACTACGCCATCACACCTCATCAGTACCTCTGCACTACTGTGTACATTTGCTTCACACTTCCAGTTTGTTCTATTTAAGACGAAGAAAGTAgagaaaacttttctttttatatgtGATCGGTACAGACCTCTGTTGGAAACGTTTTCGGGAGCTGGGTGGATTACGAAGAATGAATAATAGCTTTTCTGCAGAAAGAAAATATTTTCTTACTACTTTTTCCACTTGGAGGTAACGTTCAGAATCTGTGGTGACTGATGCAGGGAGGTTGTGGTGTCCGTGACATTGCTGATGTTTGCTTTTTGTCCTAAATAGGAACAATATGTGTTCAATAAAGCACCGCTGTTGTAAAGTTTCATTTGGGATTTCTTATGGGTACTGTATGTCATTTAATTTACTCCAGAGAGAAATTAAAGTGTTGAGAACgagaaaacacaaaacacaaccctGCGCTGGATAAGGCGGGTGCACCAAATGGATATTTCATTCAACTCCGTCACCATAGAAAATGACCGTCTTTTGAAGAGATGTGTTACTTTTCTAGGAAAATTGTTGCAACAACTTTCACTGTTGGGAACTTCATATATTTGAACGTATGCGTAGTCTTTATATGTTTTTAGTTCCTTGCAGATCTGCAAAATTTCAAGTACAATATTTTGTGTGTGGGCTCAGTATTTAGTATGCTCCAGGGGTGTGTGGGTAAATTGATCACACCCAGTTAAGGGAATTTTACACTGCTAAACAAAACATTACATCCTCATCCTGAAAAAAAACCGGGTgggtttctgattttttttttatttgactcgTAATGTGCACAGTACTACTAAACCTAAGTTTAAGGGGGTGTCTGAGAGAGTCATGTGCCACCTTAATTTTAAGTAAAATGGGCTATGATTAAATTGGATAGACATTAAATGCAATTTGCACAAAACAACATCAGTTGGGGCGAAACGGCTGAATGGTATGAAATAATTATAATTAGTTAAAATCTGCGCAAAACTTGTGAGTTATTACGCAATACACGTAACGTTATGAGGTTTGAATCGAGCCTAAACTATTGCAAGGTATATGGAGCTGAGATTCCATCCATAGACACAGTTTGCCTTGTGAGCAGTGGGCGGTATCGAGCCTAAACGTGAGCTCTGCTGTTCAGCCACGTTTCGCATCCCCGAAAGGATATGTACCCCATGAATGCGACGCCGCGGAGGTATGGGAAGCGTGTTCTTTTTCTTCGCTATTTTGAGGTCGTCTACGAACAGCAAAGTAGTGACACTCAAAGACGGCTTTACAAATGAAGTAGCATACCAAAAGTAGACGAATTGCTACGGGTAAAACGCTTGTCCTTTCCAACGGACGCTCCTTTGTAAAACCGTGCTGATAATCTCAAAATATTTTCAAAGACTCAATCTAAATGTTTCTACTTCACTTCTATTAGCATGCTATTTCTAGTGTACATTTCCTTTCGTAAACGTGATTGtcaaggtcccccccccccccctacaagcGAATACATGCGCGTTGCCGCGACGCCACGGATACGTGGGACACGCATTGTTTCGGGGATGCAGAATTTGAGTTGCACCGCTCAATCGCCGCTTTCTTTCTGGGAGAGACAGTCGGTCCTCAGAGAGGAGAGAGCGCAAATGGAGACTGGGGTCGTACAGCTTCTGGAGCTACGAGCGGCATTACTCTGCCCGGACCACTCGGTAAAGTTTAAGTTTGGTTTTTGAGAAGGCGAAATATTTACGTGCATCGCATTCAAGTCTGTCTCTCGTTTGATTTTTAGAGGAGTTGCAAAGCCCGACGGCAGCAAATTCCTGAGCGTCCTTATCATTTTGGGATTTATAGAAGAGCAGAGTCCTTGCAATTCAGCTATTTCTCATATAACCTCAAACTGGTGACTCTGTGTGAATGTGAAAGGTGACCAAGTTGCATAGTTTTGGTTATCTTAACTGGACATTTAACATCCGCAGGAACTGCAATGCCAAGAACATTTCTGCAAGAAAAGCAACGCGTGGATGGGTAAAAGGTTTTTGTCAGCATCAAGAATGTGAGCAGATGGCTAATGCCCTCCTCAATGCAGAGCTTATTTTCACACAGCATACTCCCACTTTTTTTTGGACATTCCAAAATGAAGCTGACACTGCAGTTTATTGTTTTGTGGCTTTTGCTTACAAAAGGTAAGGCTTCTGAGAAGAGAAACCACAGAAAGACGGTGTTTACACGACCCTCCTCTCAAGGGTGGATTtctaacagaacacaacagacgTGGAGCGATAAAAGTAAACCTGCAGAAAAGTCTGACAGTTTGACCCTGGGCAGTGCGAGCACTTCCCATTCAGCCAGCAGTCATGGGAATATGCAGTGGGACCAGAGTCAAAGAGCAGGACTGAATCGAAGGGTGATGCAGAACAGAAGAGGGCAGCAGATGAGAACCCCTGCAAACCGTGGCTCTACATCGCAGGAGCTCGGCGTGGGCAAACCAGAGAGGAGCAGGCCTCTGTCTTCTCCATCCAGAATGCCCACAGGCTCTGTTGGCTCTCTCAATATCTTGGCCAGCTTTGCAGGGAAGAACCGTGTCCTTGTTATCTCGTCCCCACATGAGTCAGACGGCTACTACCGCCTGATGATGAGTCTCCTCAAGTCGGACGTATACTGTGAGATGGCTGAGCGTCACATGCAGCAGATCATTATGTTCCACCAGGAGGACCAGGCCGGTGGGAAGGTGCGAAGGGTCTCCAATCAGGGTCAGGTGACAGAGGAGCGCCTGGACCCTGCACTCATCCCCAAGCTGATGAGTTTCCTCAAGCTGGAGGAGGGCAAGTTCTCCATGGTGCTGCTGAGGAAGAACCTCCAGGTGGAGGAGAGATACCCCTACCCAGTCAGGCTGGAGGCCGTGTATGAGGTGATGGACCAAACCCCAATTCGCAAGCTGGAGAAAGCCAGACAGAGAGGTTTTGTGCAGAGGTGCAAGGCAGCTGGAGTGGAGGGTCAGGTGGTGACGACAGGCTCAGATGGACAACAAAACGCAACATTGGAAAAGAAACCAGCAAAGGAGACGACAATGGTGAGGCCAGCAAAGGAGCCAACCCGGATGCCTGTAGCTATGACCATTCCTGCTGCTACTACAACCATGAGGACTACAACAAAATCAACCACAACTACAACTAGAAGACCCGCTAGAACCACAACAAAAGCTACCACAACAACTAAACGCACACCACCTACTACCACCACGAAACCACCGACAactacaaccacaacaacaactaCAAAGGCAACCCCAACCAAACCTCAAACGACCAGAACTACAAGTACCACAATACCCTCAACCACAGCCACCTTGACTACTCCAACTCCCACCCAACTGCAAACTGTACCTTGGGACATGGATCCCCTCTCGACCAATGAGGATAACAGCCTCCACTCAACTAGCCGTGATGGTGACAGAGAGCAAAGAATTACAGAACCCAAAGGTGGTAAGCCAAGCCAAGAAATAACCCCAAGTCCAACTGAGATCACAGACGGCAATTTAGACGAAGGTGAAGAGGATTCAGGTGGAGATCATAACCGTGGGGGGAAGAAAACGGCTGGCGGCGATGTGGAGCTTGAATCTGCTGCTTCCAAGAAAGGCAGAAAACTCACCGACAGTCAGCAGAGGAGGAAACATCCCAACAAGCCAACCAGAAAAAATAAAGcagacaaaaaaagaacaaaggtTGGCAAGGAGGGTAGTCCCAATCTCCGCGGCAGAAAAAGTGGGAAGAAGGGAGTCCTGTACCAGGAGAAACATGAAGGCGATGGGCCTGCAGCAAAACAGCCAAAAGCAGCCTCCCCTCTGGCCTCCTTCTTTGGCTCTTTTGAAAGACGACGAAGACTGCTTGTAAGTGTTTTTTTAAGCTCTTTATGAGACTTTTGTTTTATAACCAGAAGCCTTGTCAAACCACAGGCAGAAATACTGTTTTTGAATTCTTTCACATGACAATTAAAATGCTAAATCACTCTGTTTAACATCACTATTAGAtatgtatatttaaaaaaaagcaacagATGTCAACATTTCCTTTATCTCTGCCAAAAGGAGAAGTTTGGGTGTCTTGAGATCCCTAATTAGAGCTAAAAtcttcattttaaagtaaacaggaaCAACTCAGATCCACATAAGTAGTTTACAACTACTATATCAAACATCCCTGTTTATACAAAATGACTGCCCACTCTTCCCTGTTTCCAATTTCCACCATCTGCAGGTCATCACCACCCCGAGTGAGGAGAACCGCATGTATACCCAGCAAAGAGACGAATACCTAGAGAATGTGTGTGAGATGGCCGTCCGAAAACTCTCCATTATCACCATCTTTGGCTCCTGGGACAATGGCACCATGAAAATAGACCACTATCAGCTCGGTAGGCCATCATCGGAAACAGTTTTGCTGAGAATTGTCGCACGTTGCCAAGAACTGTGTCACAGTCATTATTCCTTATGGGgcttttgtgttgtttgtttgcacACAGAGCAGGATCAGGCTTTGAAAGGGGTGCCGAGGGAAGACCTGACAAACCAGGTCCTTATCAAAGCACTGAGGGAGGAACTGGGAATGACGTTCAACGACTACTACATGGTGGTGACCGACTTTGACATGAAAGCCAAGGTTGGTGTCTGTTGGTCAGAGCTGTTATCAGTGAAGCAGAAGCACGAATAAATCATCGTTTATTAACGTTGTTCATGACAGATGTGCTGTATTAACACAGGTCTGTAGCAGAGACCCGCCATTTTTGCTTTGTGCACCATGCAAAAGATCCCTTACTTTCTTTGCCAACTCGGATATTCTTGGATATTATTCTTCGATTTGTAGGTACTGTTTTCTAGATATCCTAACTTTTTCCGTATAATGCATGCTGTGTGGTTTTGTGGCAGCATCCTGCAAGTCAAATTTCAGACTTAAACGGTGAATGACGAGCAACAATAAACAGTTTTGAGTTTTGACCGTGTGACAAATTCCTGTTCACAGCTTTCCCCTCTCTGGCACCGTTCATTTAGCGGATCGTTCTTTTTTTCCTACGTTGTATGTGTCCTTATGTTCATTCCTTGCAGCAAGAGTATGAAGTGCCTATTGCCATGAAAGCCGTGTTCGATTACATTGACACCTTCTCCTCACGCATCACCGAGATGGAGCAACAGAAAAGGCAAGGCGTGACGTGCAAGAAAGAGGACAAGTCTAGATCCTTGGAAAACTTCCTTTCGAGGTAATGAATCTTTCCTGGGGGTTTTGTGTGTTTTAAATCTGCCTAATGTGTGGAAGTTATTATGGATTAGGGAATGAGTTATTATCGATGCACTCCCTTTCTCACCTCACTTTGAATAAGACTCAGCTGCTCATGATATATTGGGTGAACGGGGGTTCTAGCCAGACATAAATTCTCCCTAGGATGAATTCGCTTATGATCATAAAAACCCATGACCTCAAAATTTCTTGCTTTCATTGGTAGCTAGTAACCAGGAAACATTGAGCTAAAACAAATGGCTACTCATTTCTGTTCGTGTATGTCAAAGTGGAAAAGCTAAAACATGCTTGCAAATGTGCAAGTCTATTTGGATAAGTCCACaaatttataaagcacatttggATTTATGAGTTTTCTCCAAGTTCACAGTGAGTGGTATATAACTGGAATGCTGACCTGATGATGCCTTTCCAGAGTACTCATCTTCCTCTTACTCAGCCATTTGGCTGGGTGCTTTGGaccattgtcatgctgaaagatGTAATTCCTTAAATTAAACCGAGTAGCTGGATTTATTCACATTTCCCTGTATGCATCTTGACCGGGAAACCTTTCCTGGCTGAAGAGAAATGGCCTCGTAGCTCGATGCTTGCCACTACCACCCTTAACGGTACTAACTGTGTTTATTCCTTGTTGGGCCATATTGGGTCTGTGCCAAAAGTATCTTTTAAAAATTTTGACCCCTCCCAAAAAAGCTTGACCTTGCTTTCAAGGTTTTAAGACCATGAGTCATAGTTACCATAGTCATAGTTTAAGGGTGGCATGGAGgtaggaggtagagcgggtcgtctagttatcggaaggtcgctggttcgatccccggctcctgtagagagcgtgtcaaagtgtccttgagcaagacactgcacccctaactgctcctgatgagcaggttggtgccttgcatggcagcctccaccatcagagtATGaatcatacactgtaaagcactttgagtggtcggtagactagaaacgcgctatataaatgcagtccatttaccatccatttaccatttatgcaAAGATGACCGTGTCTTCTTGTGTAAATAGGATTAAATGTTCCTCTTTGTGGGACCTGGCATCTATCGTGCCTCCTGAGAGCACAGTCCAGACCTGTGAGGAATACGCCAACTTGAGTTTGTTATGCACCGACTGGTCAGGATCCGCCATACAGTCATGCAGGTGTTTCAAGGTTGCCGTTTGCCTGCTCTCCCCCATTCGCCGGTGGCTTTTCTCATCAGCTTCCACCCTGCCTGGTCTCATTGGCCTGATCAGCGGTGCCATGATTcctccacttctttttcaccTCTGTTTTTCATTGAGCTCTTTGACATCTGTTTTATACCCGTCCCTCAATGTGAAGCTTTTAAGAATAACATATTGCAGATGTTGTGTGTTTAGCTCCTTGTGGGCCATTCTTGTCTCTCCGCATTATAACATACATAATGTTGTCCAGGTTAGTACCAAGTGAAGGGAAATTAGTGTTGTGCATGCTTCAGGAATCGTGATTAGTTCATGCAAGAAACAAATTTTTGCACAACTACAGCTTCTGGTGTAAAGAGGTGTACACACTGACACAACCAGAGCAGTTTTCCATTAATAAAAGTGGTTGCTGGTTACTTTACCCTAATAAGAGTGAAAAGGGTCTGGTGTAATTGGTTTTCATTTCCTGCTTTGAGGCGATAAAAGCCGAGTGAATGCTTTTAATTTTGGATCCACGGTGTATGGATTTCTGTGTTCTCGCAATGATGTGTTAATGCTTATGCAAACATGGTGACGGAGGTTATTTTAAACCCCATCTGTAGATAGTTGCTGTGAATTGCCCGAGGCAAAGAATAAATGCTACGGACCTTAAAAATGTGACACAAAATTGAACTTGTGTTTTAGCATATCATTATCGATCGACAGACGGAAGGATGTTTTATAAGGACAGCAGACAACTGAAGTTATCGGTCGACAAACTGATCAAACTTACGTGAGCTGGATCCTCTGTATTTTACACATCTTGGACTATAAACCGAAATCATTGTTATTTTTCAAATGGATTTCCAGTGTTTTGCAAACAGTCTGCAAACTCTCCGCAGTTCAGATGTCTCTCAGTCACGTCTCTCACTTCGTTTGTCTTGTCTTTGAAAGGTTCCGCTGGAGACGACGGTTGTTCATCATCTCTGCCCCCGACGATGAAGAGTGGGCCTATCAGCAGCAGCTCTACAGCCTCACCAGTCAGGCCTGCAATCTGGGTAAGCCCACAGCATCTCCCCCAAAGCGGGCGTTGGTGGCGAATAACCAGACTAGAGACTGGGCTGTGTGGTCCTAGTCCCTCAAAATGGAGACCAAGTGTAGTTAGCCACATCTACTGTAATTTGTGCATTTTTAAGAGTTGTAGTTCTTTCAGCGTGACCCTGCTTTGTTGTTGGACAATGCCATCGGTCGTGTTTTCCATACACCTAAGACTTCTTTCAATCAGGATCGGGACTGACGGAGATATTCAAGTGTCCGCGTGGCTCTTGTCAGAGAACCTGAGACATTTCAATAGAGTGAAGAGGTCATAGGTGAAGGCCCGTAATGGCCCGTTAGATGTTTCATGATGACCCGACTCGGGCCCCTCGAGGGTTTGTCTTGGCAATGTCACACCCGTCTGTGAATGTGTTCAGAATGTGAGACCACCCCTCGTACTCGCTGTGCAATGGGGAATGTTGTATAGGGAGCAAACCTAACTGTTATCATTCCATAGATGTGTGCgacttatcaggaatcaggaacacgttgttatttcacttcatgtacttgcatatatgaaatgaaacgaaatatcttttcccccagcagtgcaacacaaagacaaaaacacatatccaaaaactgcaagaacacatatagccaaactaagaacacatatatccaagctaagaacacatgtatcccagctaagaacacatgtatcccagctaagagcacatatatcccagctaagagcacatatatcccaGCTCAGAGCACATATATCCCAGCTCAGAGCACATATATCCCAGCTAAGAGCACATGTATCCCagctaagagcacatatatccaaactaagaacacatagtatatccaaactaaacacatatatcaaaactaagaacaaatatatccaaactaaacacatatatccaaactaagaacacatatatccaaactaagaacacatagtatatccaaactaagaaaaaatctatccaaactaagaacaaatctatccaaactaagaacaaatatatccaaactaaacacgtatatccaaactaaaaacacatatatccaaactaagtaaATATCCGTTTTGTAAAAAGGAAGATCCGATATCTGATTGAGGATCTGATAATTCCGATGAAAGGATCTGCCCCCACGTTGTATTTTTACGCATTTTATCATCGTGGCAAGATTTCCATTTCTGACATTGATTTATGGGGATCCTGTGCTTTGGTTGGACTGCCTGCAGaatttcttgccatgcctcatgtTTTCATTCTtgaatacaatttttttttccgAAGTCTGGACTTGACAATATGGAAAAGAAATGGACATCTATTGTTCAGTGGAGGCATGGCCTTTAACTGAAGGCTGATCAGAGTTCCGAGTGACTGCATTATGATTAAACCAGTGCATCTCATCTGGTGGGCCGGTGTAGAGGAAAGTCAGCTGTCCCTGCAGGGTTTTGTGAGATgtataaagaaaataaatgtcAAACCATAAATATTATCTCAAACTCATATGAAATGTATTCTCGGTCTTTAAGCTTAGCGTCCTCATGAGGGAAATTGGTTTGCATGTGCTGCATTTGGGACGCCAAAGCTTTTAAAACCGTTGGAAGTAATGGTACCCCAGCACATTGCAATATATATTACTTATAAAAGAGTTAACAAGATACTGCAATGCACAACGCAACTAAAAATTGCACAGggtaagtttttttttccaggcaTTGACCAGAAACTTTTCACATGTTTTACAATTGTTTCTGAGTAGTCTATTATTAATTCCACCTTGGAATATTGTCATGTGGAATATTGTCTtattggataggctccagcatcccgcgaccctgagttggataagcggcttggataatggatggatggatggaatattgcCATGTTGTATAAGTGTGCCCTGACATTGCATACACTGAGAACCATAATTGTAGACCGCTGGCAAAAAATTATATCTGTCACCAACCAAGAACGACGTAACGAAGAATGCTGGCATGAAAGAAATCAACAGAGAATCTGTGGTTTTGGTTGAAACATGCctgcatttttttctttgttctttgagaaggggggaggaggaggaggagagagagagagagagagagagagagagagagagagagagagagagagagagagagagagagagagagagagagagagagagagctgaaggGCTCTAGCTAAGATAGGGGTCTCCAGAGATTGCTCAGAATGTTTGGTATTTGCTTTCCTGCTTGTTGGTGAAGAGAATGTGTTTAACCACAATGGTTGCCTATGGACTGATGAGAAACAGGCTGCAAGCCGCTACGGACTGTCCCGTTTACAATCACTGTTGCTCATGGGGAGCCAGGAAGAAAAGACCAGAAATTGGAAACATTCACCGTTAGAGGGTTGGCGTAGGTCTGGCTCAGCACGCCTCTCCATAGGTCCCTTGAAATGCTGCTAGACTTGCCTTATATTGGGCATGAAATACATCCTGTGCTTTATGAGACCCGACTTATTGGAACGCTGCCCTGACATATGAATCTGGAATATTGCTGGTAGCACAGGTCATCAAAATCCAGATGTACTCTGGGCTTCTTCGTTGGAAAAGCACTTCAATACTCTTGTCTCTTTGTTCCTACAACGTGACTGACTGTATGGCCTATAATGCTGCTTCGAGATGGTTTAGTTTGTTTTATTCAGAAGACTTATAAGTTAAGGTATTGAAACATTGGGCAATACTTCCAGAAACAAGAGACAACTGGTCAAAGATGTGTTCAGAAGCTTTCCAGTTACAGCTCCCTATGGTATCACATGCATAGGACACTTATCACATGCATAGGACACTGTCACCCAGAGGGTCTCATGTTGTATCACTCAATGGCTTTACAGTGGATTTACAGTGTTCAAGTACAGCTGCTATCTGCTTCTATCTTTCAGGTTTACGCCATATGTCCGTGTTGAAGCTAGTTGGAAAAGACATGGAATTCATGGGTGGAGTCCTGGAGCTTTATCCAATCAATGGTGAGTTTCTTCTGTCACTATTCACCCGCCGTGTGATTAGTGGAGTGTCTGAATTGTCTTCACTGGGCCACATTGTTTTACCATGAAGAGATGAGCTGGCTGCAAAATAAAGTTTAACCCTTTTTCCTTACAGGGAGTGCCACGGTCGAGAGGGAGGACCTCTCTGCCGCGCTGGTGAGAGACATCAGGAACTACTTCCAGATCAGCCCAGAGTACTTTTCCATGCTGCTCGTGGGCAAAGACGGCAATGTCAAATCCTGGTACCCATCTCCCATGTGGTCCATGTCCATCATTTACGACTTGGTGGACTCTATGCAGCTACGTAGACAGGAGATGGCTATCCAACAGTCGCTGGGGATGCGATGCCCTGATGACGAATACAGTCACCATGGATACCATGAACAAGATCCAGATGGATACGGCCACCGTGGATACGGTTACTAAGGGCCCTTGAAGATGTTGTGATTTGTATGGATAAATGAAGCAGGTAAATAGTTTGACATATGTGGTTCAGGCTCAGGTCAAATAGTTATTAATAGCTTGTATTGTTATAAACTTGCTGGTATTAAGGACATTACACACCGGATAGGTGCGGTTACTGCATCAGGGCAAGTGAAGTAGTTTCAGGGAAGTTATCATTGAGAAAAAGCGTACTGAATTGATTTTCTGATACTTTTCTAATTATTGCGTAAACTGCTTGGTAGTGTTTTTAGTCTTCTGCAGCTTTAACACGCTGGAATTCCCAGCACAATATAGAAAACACAAAACATTATTTAGCAGATTTTTTTTGACTGAACTCT is from Lampris incognitus isolate fLamInc1 chromosome 21, fLamInc1.hap2, whole genome shotgun sequence and encodes:
- the LOC130131403 gene encoding coiled-coil domain-containing protein 80-like is translated as MQWDQSQRAGLNRRVMQNRRGQQMRTPANRGSTSQELGVGKPERSRPLSSPSRMPTGSVGSLNILASFAGKNRVLVISSPHESDGYYRLMMSLLKSDVYCEMAERHMQQIIMFHQEDQAGGKVRRVSNQGQVTEERLDPALIPKLMSFLKLEEGKFSMVLLRKNLQVEERYPYPVRLEAVYEVMDQTPIRKLEKARQRGFVQRCKAAGVEGQVVTTGSDGQQNATLEKKPAKETTMVRPAKEPTRMPVAMTIPAATTTMRTTTKSTTTTTRRPARTTTKATTTTKRTPPTTTTKPPTTTTTTTTTKATPTKPQTTRTTSTTIPSTTATLTTPTPTQLQTVPWDMDPLSTNEDNSLHSTSRDGDREQRITEPKGGKPSQEITPSPTEITDGNLDEGEEDSGGDHNRGGKKTAGGDVELESAASKKGRKLTDSQQRRKHPNKPTRKNKADKKRTKVGKEGSPNLRGRKSGKKGVLYQEKHEGDGPAAKQPKAASPLASFFGSFERRRRLLVITTPSEENRMYTQQRDEYLENVCEMAVRKLSIITIFGSWDNGTMKIDHYQLEQDQALKGVPREDLTNQVLIKALREELGMTFNDYYMVVTDFDMKAKQEYEVPIAMKAVFDYIDTFSSRITEMEQQKRQGVTCKKEDKSRSLENFLSRFRWRRRLFIISAPDDEEWAYQQQLYSLTSQACNLGLRHMSVLKLVGKDMEFMGGVLELYPINGSATVEREDLSAALVRDIRNYFQISPEYFSMLLVGKDGNVKSWYPSPMWSMSIIYDLVDSMQLRRQEMAIQQSLGMRCPDDEYSHHGYHEQDPDGYGHRGYGY